One genomic region from Melioribacteraceae bacterium 4301-Me encodes:
- the fucP gene encoding L-fucose:H+ symporter permease, with protein MDISSTSANAISTTINGEKNYTPALTILTSLFFMWGFITCLNDILIPHLKAIFSLNYTQVMLIQFSFFTAYAVVSLPAGMLVEKIGYKNGIVFGLITAGVGCLLFYPAAEYQSYGIFLVALFILASGITILQVAANPYVAILGKPETASSRLNLTQAFNSLGTTIAPYFGSLLILSVAVKTAEELKSLNMEELNAYKLAQASAVQVPYLGLAALLLLIAAVFAFIKLPKIEGGNVEGAIDLNSSYDHYHQSAWKYRHLILGAIGIFVYVGAEVSIGSFLVNYIGQPFIAGLPESQAGKLVSFYWGGAMVGRFIGSAVQRKIKPGSVLGFNAFMAVVLVIVSMATFGKIAMWSILAVGFFNSIMFPTIFTLAIDGLGKHTGQASGILCMSIVGGALIPVLQGYFADNIGIHHAFFLPIICYLYIAYYGFKGHKHEYQLAAISK; from the coding sequence ATGGATATCTCAAGTACTTCCGCAAATGCAATAAGCACGACTATCAATGGCGAAAAAAATTATACGCCCGCTTTAACTATCTTAACTTCTCTTTTTTTTATGTGGGGATTTATAACATGTTTGAATGATATCCTTATTCCACATCTAAAAGCAATATTTTCATTGAATTACACACAAGTGATGTTAATTCAATTTAGTTTTTTTACTGCTTATGCTGTTGTTTCTTTACCTGCTGGAATGTTAGTCGAAAAAATTGGATATAAAAATGGAATTGTTTTTGGTTTAATAACAGCTGGTGTGGGATGTTTATTGTTTTACCCTGCTGCAGAGTATCAGTCTTACGGAATATTTTTAGTAGCACTTTTTATATTAGCATCGGGGATAACAATTTTGCAGGTCGCTGCTAATCCTTATGTTGCAATTCTTGGTAAGCCTGAAACTGCATCAAGTCGACTTAATTTAACTCAAGCATTTAATTCGTTAGGTACAACAATTGCTCCATATTTTGGCTCACTATTAATACTTTCAGTCGCAGTTAAAACTGCTGAAGAGTTAAAATCGCTTAATATGGAAGAACTTAATGCTTATAAATTGGCACAAGCCAGCGCAGTGCAAGTTCCGTATTTAGGATTAGCTGCATTATTACTTTTAATAGCTGCAGTTTTCGCATTTATAAAACTCCCTAAAATAGAGGGTGGTAATGTGGAAGGGGCTATAGATTTGAACAGCTCCTACGATCATTATCATCAGAGTGCTTGGAAGTATAGGCATTTAATACTTGGTGCAATAGGTATTTTTGTTTATGTAGGTGCTGAAGTTTCTATTGGCAGCTTCCTTGTTAACTACATTGGTCAGCCTTTTATTGCTGGACTTCCGGAATCTCAAGCCGGTAAACTGGTCTCCTTTTATTGGGGTGGTGCTATGGTTGGCAGATTTATCGGCTCGGCAGTCCAAAGAAAAATTAAACCTGGAAGCGTGCTTGGCTTTAATGCCTTTATGGCGGTTGTTCTTGTTATTGTTTCTATGGCTACATTTGGCAAAATAGCTATGTGGTCAATTTTGGCTGTTGGTTTTTTTAATTCGATAATGTTCCCTACAATTTTTACGCTTGCAATTGATGGACTGGGTAAACATACAGGCCAAGCATCTGGCATTTTGTGTATGTCGATAGTTGGCGGTGCTCTAATTCCCGTTCTGCAAGGTTACTTTGCTGATAATATAGGAATTCATCACGCATTCTTTTTGCCTATAATTTGTTATTTATATATTGCTTATTATGGCTTTAAGGGTCATAAACATGAATATCAGCTTGCAGCTATTTCAAAATAA